ATACTCGGCATCACCTCCATAACCATTAACCAAAGCAGAACCATAACCTTCATGTGCGAATAAAACACTTCCCACTTTTTAAATAAACAAATCTTACTAATATAAAAAAAACAACCAATTAACAAAACACCCACAAAAAAAACAAAAAATGCCCATTATAAACAATTAATATTTTAAAAAACCCACCAAAATGGTATAAATAACTCAACTTCCCAAAAATTTACTTCGTTTAAATTAAGTTAACAAGCAAGATTAAAAAAATAGGCAAAAAATAAAAAAAAATAGAGAGTGTTTTCCTAATAAAAAAAATAAAAAGTATTAAAAAATAGAGCTATGAAATTTTAACTATAAAAAAAACGATACAACTTTAACTTTCTTAAATAATAAAAAATAAGCCTATTCTGTACTTTATGATCATATTATTTGAATTTTATATTTCTAATTATATTATTTAAAAAATAAATCATATAATTAACTTATCTATTATCCAAATCTTTTTATTTCTATTTATTATTTAAACTATTTAAAACAAAATTATAATCATCATAATTATTAATATTTATTAATTCTAAATCATTTTCTTCTTTTACACCATAGAAACAAAAGCCATCTGCAAACATATTTCTAAGGATTGGATTTAAATTATCATCTTCCCCATGAATGTAGTTTGAAATTTGTTGATGATTAGCTACAAAAGGCATACCAAGGCCTTCAGCTGTATCTAATATACCTGTATTTCTTCTTCTAAGAATAGAAATAGTTTTTTTAGGGCCAATGGTTTTTGAATTAGAATTATTAGCTTTATTTATAACGTCAATGATATTATTATAAGTTTTAGTACTTACAGTAGGTTGATCACTAGCTACACATAGAACAAAATCATTTGTACAATTATTCAAACCATTAAGAAGAGAAGTAGAAAGACCTACATTAATATCTTTATTTTCAACAATTTTGATTCTACTATCAGAAATATTACTAACAACTTCTTTAATCTCATCAGCAAAATGACCAAGTACTACAATACATTCATCAACTTTTGCAGATAATACATTATTAATAGTTGTTTCAATAACAGTTTTTTCACTACCCTCAGTTGGAAAAGGAAGTAATAGTTTATTTTTGATATTTATTCCTTTCTGAATTTGACTCTTTTCCATACGAGAATTTCGACCAGCAGCTGTTATAACACATGAAACTAACATAAAATCCACATCGAACATTTTTAATAATTATTTCTAAGAAAAAATCCAAATAAAACATTTTAATAACTATTTTTTTATTTAGAATATCATTATATAAATTTCTTAATCATATTACTTATATTTATACCATATTATTGTAAAATTTAACTAAATAAATAAAATTAAATGAAATTAAATTAGAAATCTTAAATAATATATTAATATAAATAATCCTTAAATTAAGAATATTGAGAATGTAAAAATGAATCATAAAGAGTAAATAATAAAATAAAGAAAATATAATACTTAATATATGATAATAATATTAAATTAATAAATAATTTTTCATTTAGTATTAAAAA
This DNA window, taken from Methanobrevibacter sp. TMH8, encodes the following:
- a CDS encoding NTP transferase domain-containing protein, coding for MLVSCVITAAGRNSRMEKSQIQKGINIKNKLLLPFPTEGSEKTVIETTINNVLSAKVDECIVVLGHFADEIKEVVSNISDSRIKIVENKDINVGLSTSLLNGLNNCTNDFVLCVASDQPTVSTKTYNNIIDVINKANNSNSKTIGPKKTISILRRRNTGILDTAEGLGMPFVANHQQISNYIHGEDDNLNPILRNMFADGFCFYGVKEENDLELININNYDDYNFVLNSLNNK